The following proteins are co-located in the Cupriavidus pauculus genome:
- the alaS gene encoding alanine--tRNA ligase translates to MKVSDIRSKFLQFYESKDHTVVRSSSLVPANDPTLLFTNSGMVQFKDVFLGTDKRPYSRATSSQRSVRAGGKHNDLENVGYTARHHTFFEMLGNFSFGDYFKRDAIQYAWELLTKVYQLPADKLWVTVYAEDDEAYDIWAKEVGVPVERIVRIGDNKGARYASDNFWQMADTGPCGPCSEIFYDHGPEVWGGPPGSPEEDGDRYIEIWNLVFMQFNRDEQGNMTRLPKPCVDTGMGLERIAAVLQHVHSNYEIDLFQALIRAAGRETRTADLGHNSLKVIADHIRACSFLIVDGVIPGNEGRGYVLRRIVRRAIRHGYKLGQKTPFFHKLVADLVAQMGEAYPELADAESRVVEVLKAEEERFFETIENGMSILDTAVADLKAKGGNVLDGELAFKLHDTFGFPLDLTQDVAREQEITVDEAAFDAAMTRQREQARAAGKFKMAAGLEYTGDKTVFHGYDALSKEGVRVTALYVDGASVDTMQPGQTGVVVLDNTPFYAESGGQVGDQGTLVSGPAVFTVADTTKIQADVYGHQGTLANGPLKVGDTVAAQVDAVRRARTVRNHSATHLMHKALREVLGSHVQQKGSLVDPDKTRFDFSHNAPLTDAQIRQIEEIVNAEILANAPTVAAVMPFDDAVKSGAMALFGEKYGDDVRVLSIGTSKELCGGTHVTRTGDIGLFKIVVEAGVAAGIRRVEAITGDNALHYLQSLDARLNEAAAALRAQPSELVPRIGQVQEQVRALEKELEKLKSKLASSQGDELVSQAVDVKGLKVLAAQLEGADVKTLRETMDKLKDKLQSAAIVLAAVADGKVSLIAGVTADATSKVKAGELVNFVAQQVGGKGGGRPDMAQAGGTDPAGLPKALAGVTEWVSAKV, encoded by the coding sequence ATGAAAGTCTCCGACATCCGCAGCAAGTTCCTGCAGTTCTACGAGTCGAAGGACCATACCGTGGTCCGCTCGTCCAGCCTGGTGCCGGCGAACGACCCGACGCTGCTGTTCACCAATTCGGGCATGGTGCAGTTCAAGGACGTGTTCCTGGGCACCGACAAGCGTCCCTACTCGCGCGCCACGTCGTCCCAGCGTTCGGTGCGGGCGGGCGGCAAGCACAACGATCTCGAAAATGTCGGCTATACGGCACGTCACCACACGTTCTTCGAGATGCTGGGCAATTTCTCGTTCGGCGACTACTTCAAGCGTGACGCCATCCAGTACGCCTGGGAGCTGCTGACCAAGGTCTACCAGCTGCCGGCGGACAAGCTCTGGGTCACGGTCTACGCCGAGGACGACGAAGCCTACGACATCTGGGCCAAGGAAGTGGGCGTGCCGGTCGAGCGCATCGTGCGCATCGGCGACAACAAGGGCGCGCGCTACGCGTCGGACAACTTCTGGCAGATGGCCGATACCGGCCCGTGCGGCCCGTGCTCGGAAATCTTCTACGACCACGGCCCCGAGGTCTGGGGCGGCCCGCCGGGATCGCCCGAGGAAGACGGCGACCGCTACATCGAGATCTGGAACCTGGTGTTCATGCAGTTCAACCGCGACGAGCAGGGCAACATGACGCGCCTGCCCAAGCCGTGCGTGGACACCGGCATGGGCCTGGAGCGCATTGCCGCCGTGCTCCAGCACGTGCACAGCAACTACGAGATCGACCTGTTCCAGGCGCTGATCCGAGCCGCCGGCCGCGAGACCCGCACCGCCGACCTGGGCCACAACTCGCTCAAGGTCATTGCCGACCATATCCGCGCCTGCTCGTTCCTGATCGTCGACGGCGTGATCCCCGGCAACGAAGGCCGTGGCTACGTGCTGCGCCGCATCGTGCGCCGCGCCATCCGCCATGGCTACAAGCTGGGCCAGAAGACCCCGTTCTTCCACAAGCTCGTGGCGGACCTGGTGGCGCAGATGGGCGAGGCGTACCCGGAACTGGCCGACGCCGAGTCGCGCGTGGTCGAGGTGCTCAAGGCCGAGGAAGAGCGCTTCTTCGAGACCATCGAGAACGGCATGTCGATCCTGGACACCGCCGTGGCCGACCTGAAGGCCAAGGGCGGCAACGTGCTGGACGGCGAACTGGCGTTCAAGCTGCACGACACGTTCGGCTTCCCGCTGGACCTGACGCAGGACGTGGCGCGCGAGCAGGAGATCACCGTCGACGAGGCCGCCTTCGACGCCGCCATGACGCGCCAGCGCGAGCAGGCGCGCGCGGCCGGCAAGTTCAAGATGGCCGCCGGCCTGGAGTACACGGGCGACAAGACCGTGTTCCACGGCTACGACGCGCTGAGCAAGGAAGGCGTGCGCGTGACCGCGCTGTACGTGGACGGCGCCTCGGTCGACACGATGCAGCCGGGCCAGACCGGCGTGGTCGTGCTGGACAACACGCCGTTCTACGCCGAATCGGGCGGCCAGGTGGGCGACCAGGGCACGCTCGTGTCCGGCCCCGCCGTCTTCACCGTGGCGGACACCACCAAGATCCAGGCCGACGTGTACGGCCACCAGGGCACGCTGGCCAATGGCCCGCTCAAGGTGGGCGACACGGTGGCGGCCCAGGTCGACGCCGTCCGCCGCGCGCGCACCGTACGCAACCACTCGGCCACGCACCTGATGCACAAGGCGCTGCGCGAGGTGCTGGGCAGCCACGTGCAGCAGAAGGGCTCGCTGGTCGACCCGGACAAGACGCGCTTCGACTTCTCGCACAACGCCCCGCTGACCGACGCGCAGATCCGCCAGATCGAGGAGATCGTCAACGCCGAGATCCTGGCCAACGCGCCCACCGTGGCCGCCGTCATGCCGTTCGACGACGCGGTCAAGAGCGGCGCGATGGCGCTGTTCGGCGAAAAGTACGGCGACGACGTGCGCGTGCTGTCGATCGGCACCTCCAAGGAACTGTGCGGCGGCACCCACGTGACGCGCACCGGCGACATCGGCCTGTTCAAGATCGTCGTGGAAGCCGGCGTCGCGGCCGGCATCCGCCGCGTGGAGGCCATCACCGGCGACAACGCGCTGCACTACCTGCAGTCGCTCGACGCCCGCCTGAACGAGGCCGCCGCCGCGCTGCGCGCCCAGCCGTCCGAACTGGTGCCGCGTATCGGCCAGGTGCAGGAGCAGGTGCGCGCGCTGGAAAAGGAGCTGGAAAAGCTCAAGAGCAAGCTGGCGTCGTCGCAGGGCGATGAACTCGTGTCGCAGGCCGTCGACGTCAAGGGCCTGAAGGTGCTGGCCGCCCAGCTTGAAGGCGCCGACGTGAAGACGCTGCGCGAGACGATGGACAAGCTCAAGGACAAGCTCCAGAGCGCCGCCATCGTGCTGGCCGCCGTGGCCGACGGCAAGGTCAGCCTGATCGCGGGCGTGACCGCCGACGCCACGTCGAAGGTCAAGGCCGGCGAACTCGTCAACTTCGTCGCCCAGCAGGTTGGCGGCAAGGGCGGCGGCCGCCCCGACATGGCCCAGGCCGGCGGCACCGACCCGGCCGGCCTGCCCAAGGCCCTGGCCGGCGTCACGGAGTGGGTCTCGGCCAAGGTCTGA
- a CDS encoding slipin family protein, whose amino-acid sequence MAFGFSFGGVVFLLVLLVVAAFRVLREYERGVVFMLGRFWRVKGPGLVLIIPAVQQMVRVDLRTVVLDVPPQDVISHDNVSVKVNAVIYFRVVDPERAIIQVANFLEATSQLAQTTLRSVLGKHELDEMLAEREKLNLDIQKVLDAQTDAWGIKVSNVEIKHVDLNESMVRAIARQAEAERERRAKVIHAEGELQASEKLLEAAQMLARQPQAMQLRYLQTLTQIAGDKSSTIVFPLPIDIVSTMTGGGK is encoded by the coding sequence ATGGCATTCGGATTCAGCTTCGGTGGTGTGGTCTTCCTGCTCGTCCTGCTGGTGGTGGCCGCGTTCCGCGTGCTGCGCGAGTACGAGCGCGGCGTGGTGTTCATGCTGGGCCGGTTCTGGCGCGTCAAGGGGCCGGGGCTGGTGCTGATCATCCCGGCGGTGCAGCAGATGGTGCGCGTGGACCTGCGCACGGTGGTGCTCGACGTGCCGCCGCAGGACGTGATCTCCCACGACAACGTGTCGGTCAAGGTCAACGCCGTGATCTATTTCCGCGTGGTGGACCCCGAACGGGCCATCATCCAGGTCGCCAACTTCCTGGAGGCCACCAGCCAGCTCGCCCAGACCACGCTGCGCTCGGTGCTGGGCAAGCACGAACTCGACGAAATGCTGGCCGAGCGCGAAAAGCTCAACCTCGACATCCAGAAGGTGCTGGACGCCCAGACCGACGCCTGGGGCATCAAGGTGTCCAACGTCGAGATCAAGCACGTGGACCTGAACGAGTCGATGGTGCGCGCCATTGCCCGCCAGGCCGAGGCCGAGCGCGAACGGCGGGCCAAGGTGATCCACGCCGAGGGCGAGCTGCAGGCGTCCGAGAAGCTGCTGGAGGCCGCCCAGATGCTCGCCCGCCAGCCCCAGGCCATGCAGCTGCGCTATCTGCAGACGCTGACCCAGATCGCCGGCGACAAGAGCTCGACCATCGTCTTCCCGCTGCCCATCGACATCGTGTCGACGATGACGGGCGGGGGGAAGTAG
- a CDS encoding NfeD family protein, translating into MTHAFAPHRHHRAPPWVHWLALACLALALACLPRALAQAAPSPAAPAPVFVIPLQGAIGPASASFAVRGMDRARQDGAQLIVLRMDTPGGLDKSMRDIIQAILASPVPVATYVAPGGARAASAGTYILYASHIAAMAPGTNLGAASPVAIGIGGPRPEAQPGPASAPASAPAGEDTMTRKQMHDASAYIRGLAQLRHRNAEWGERAVREAVSLSADEAVTQKVADFVAPDLPALLARVDGKRYEVAGATRTLRTAGAPVVTLEPDWRSRLLAVITDPSVALILMMIGIYGLIFEFSTPGMVVPGIAGAICLLLGLFALQMLPINYAGLALIAFGVACMVAELFLPTFGAVGIGGIIAFGFGALMLIDTDVPGLGVPLALIAGLCGVSAIFVFGMSALLLRARRRPVVSGADTLVGSVGVMVDDAGQVPGAPADGWAMVRGESWRIHAPGPLARGQAVRVTGRHGLVLDVAPIHDA; encoded by the coding sequence ATGACACACGCATTCGCGCCCCATCGGCATCATCGCGCGCCACCCTGGGTGCACTGGCTGGCGCTGGCCTGCCTGGCCCTGGCGCTGGCGTGCCTGCCCCGTGCGCTGGCCCAGGCAGCGCCGTCCCCGGCCGCGCCAGCGCCGGTCTTCGTGATCCCGCTGCAGGGCGCCATCGGCCCGGCCAGCGCCAGTTTTGCCGTGCGGGGCATGGACCGCGCCCGCCAGGACGGCGCCCAGTTGATCGTGCTGCGGATGGACACGCCGGGCGGGCTCGACAAGTCGATGCGCGACATCATCCAGGCCATCCTGGCGTCGCCGGTGCCGGTGGCCACCTACGTGGCGCCCGGTGGCGCCCGCGCCGCCAGCGCCGGCACCTACATCCTCTACGCCAGCCATATCGCGGCCATGGCGCCCGGCACCAACCTGGGCGCGGCCAGCCCGGTGGCCATCGGTATCGGCGGGCCGCGGCCGGAAGCGCAGCCCGGCCCGGCCTCGGCGCCCGCCAGCGCACCGGCCGGCGAAGACACCATGACGCGCAAGCAGATGCACGACGCCAGCGCCTATATCCGCGGGCTGGCGCAGCTTCGGCACCGCAACGCCGAATGGGGCGAGCGGGCCGTGCGCGAGGCCGTGAGCCTGTCCGCCGACGAGGCCGTGACCCAGAAGGTGGCCGATTTCGTCGCGCCCGACCTGCCGGCCCTGCTGGCCAGGGTCGACGGCAAGCGCTACGAGGTCGCCGGCGCCACCCGCACGCTGCGCACGGCCGGCGCGCCGGTGGTCACCCTGGAACCCGACTGGCGCAGCCGCCTGCTGGCCGTCATCACGGACCCCAGCGTGGCGCTGATCCTGATGATGATCGGCATCTACGGGCTGATCTTCGAATTCTCCACGCCCGGCATGGTGGTGCCCGGCATTGCTGGCGCCATCTGCCTGCTGCTGGGCCTGTTCGCGCTGCAGATGCTGCCCATCAACTACGCCGGGCTGGCGCTGATCGCGTTCGGCGTGGCCTGCATGGTGGCCGAGCTGTTCCTGCCGACGTTCGGCGCCGTGGGCATCGGCGGCATCATTGCGTTCGGATTCGGCGCGCTGATGCTGATCGATACCGACGTGCCCGGCCTTGGCGTGCCGCTGGCGCTGATCGCCGGCCTGTGCGGCGTGTCGGCCATCTTCGTGTTCGGCATGTCGGCGCTGCTGCTGCGCGCGCGGCGGCGGCCCGTAGTCAGCGGCGCGGACACGCTGGTCGGCAGCGTCGGCGTGATGGTCGACGATGCCGGACAGGTGCCCGGCGCACCGGCCGACGGCTGGGCCATGGTGCGCGGCGAATCCTGGCGCATCCACGCACCCGGCCCGCTGGCGCGCGGCCAGGCGGTGCGCGTGACCGGCCGCCACGGGCTGGTGCTGGACGTGGCGCCCATTCACGACGCCTGA
- a CDS encoding YbfB/YjiJ family MFS transporter, translating to MPLANADVSAAQAGPRTARPIAVALAGLVSLALAMGIGRFAFTPLLPMMLHDGAVTLAQGGALATMNYIGYLAGAVLCLFIRPDPVRMVRGALALTVVLTLAMALPGGMPAWLAWRTLAGIASALVMVYGTAWCMQRLAELGHPTLGGLMFCGPGLGIVVTGLSAFGMVAAQWHASWGWIAFAGLGLAMLLPVWRVFGSPAPAPGPSAGLAGDVAPAHPRLDAETWALTLAYGLAGFGYIITATFLPVIARHAMPGTVWADLFWPILGAGVAVGAWLVTRVGMHHDNRRMMTWLYTLQAAGVGVAALWPTVAGFALSSLLVGLPFTALVSFAMREARRLWGARASKLIGLMTAAYAIGQIAGPPLATALVARTGGFGASLGVAALALLAGAALYVWMERRWPAGGHTSR from the coding sequence ATGCCTCTTGCCAACGCCGACGTTTCCGCCGCCCAGGCCGGCCCGCGTACCGCCCGGCCCATCGCCGTGGCCCTGGCCGGGCTGGTCTCGCTGGCGCTGGCCATGGGAATCGGCCGCTTTGCCTTCACACCGCTGCTGCCGATGATGCTGCACGACGGCGCCGTGACGCTGGCGCAGGGCGGGGCGCTGGCGACGATGAACTACATCGGCTACCTGGCCGGCGCCGTGCTGTGCCTGTTCATTCGCCCGGACCCGGTGCGGATGGTGCGCGGCGCGCTGGCGCTGACCGTGGTGCTGACGCTGGCGATGGCGCTGCCGGGCGGCATGCCGGCGTGGCTGGCGTGGCGCACGCTGGCCGGCATCGCCAGCGCGCTGGTCATGGTCTACGGCACCGCGTGGTGCATGCAGCGGCTGGCCGAGTTGGGGCACCCCACGCTGGGCGGGCTGATGTTCTGCGGGCCGGGCCTGGGCATCGTCGTGACCGGGCTGTCGGCATTCGGCATGGTGGCGGCCCAATGGCACGCCAGCTGGGGCTGGATCGCGTTCGCCGGGCTGGGGCTGGCGATGCTGCTGCCGGTTTGGCGCGTGTTCGGCTCGCCGGCCCCGGCGCCGGGCCCGTCCGCCGGGCTGGCGGGCGACGTGGCGCCGGCGCATCCCCGGCTCGACGCCGAGACCTGGGCGCTGACGCTGGCCTACGGGCTGGCCGGCTTCGGCTACATCATCACGGCCACGTTCCTGCCGGTGATCGCCCGTCACGCGATGCCCGGCACCGTCTGGGCCGACCTGTTCTGGCCGATCCTGGGCGCCGGCGTGGCGGTGGGGGCGTGGCTGGTGACGCGGGTGGGCATGCATCACGACAACCGCCGCATGATGACGTGGCTGTACACGCTGCAGGCGGCCGGCGTGGGCGTGGCGGCGCTGTGGCCCACCGTGGCCGGGTTTGCGTTGAGCAGCCTGCTGGTGGGGCTGCCGTTCACCGCGCTGGTGTCGTTCGCGATGCGCGAGGCGCGGCGGCTGTGGGGCGCGCGGGCGTCGAAGCTGATCGGGCTGATGACCGCCGCCTACGCCATCGGCCAGATCGCCGGGCCGCCGCTGGCCACGGCGCTGGTGGCGCGCACGGGCGGCTTTGGCGCGTCGCTGGGCGTGGCGGCGCTGGCGCTGCTGGCCGGCGCGGCGCTCTATGTGTGGATGGAGCGCCGGTGGCCGGCGGGCGGCCACACGTCCCGGTAG
- a CDS encoding class II aldolase/adducin family protein, giving the protein MSFALQPGRAAGPAGPTGPEEARVRVDLAAAYRLAARERWDDLIYTHISATVPGEPGHFLINPFGFAFDEIRASDLVKINGRGEVVGETVRPVNVTGFALHAAVHAARPDAHCVMHLHNTAGIAVSAQAEGLLPLSQHAMRFHGRLACHDYEGLAFTPEEGARLTASLGDHPAMLLRNHGTLTVGRTVAEAYVLMATLIKACEIQLGAQLGSATVQPPPAIADRTSLQLYDGGAVEGELEWPALLRRLDRIDPGYRD; this is encoded by the coding sequence ATGTCCTTTGCCTTGCAGCCCGGGCGCGCCGCCGGCCCGGCCGGGCCGACCGGCCCCGAAGAAGCGCGTGTCCGCGTGGACCTGGCCGCCGCCTACCGGCTGGCCGCCCGCGAGCGCTGGGACGACCTGATCTACACCCATATCTCCGCCACCGTGCCCGGAGAGCCCGGCCACTTCCTGATCAACCCGTTCGGCTTTGCATTCGACGAGATCCGCGCGTCGGACCTGGTCAAGATCAACGGCCGGGGCGAGGTGGTGGGCGAGACCGTGCGCCCGGTCAACGTCACCGGCTTTGCGCTGCACGCGGCCGTGCACGCCGCCCGCCCGGACGCCCATTGCGTGATGCACCTGCACAACACGGCCGGCATCGCGGTCTCGGCCCAGGCCGAGGGGCTGCTGCCGCTGTCGCAGCACGCCATGCGATTCCACGGCCGGCTGGCCTGTCACGACTACGAGGGCCTGGCCTTCACGCCGGAAGAGGGCGCGCGGCTGACCGCGTCGCTGGGCGACCATCCGGCCATGCTGCTGCGCAACCACGGCACGCTGACCGTGGGCCGCACCGTGGCCGAGGCCTACGTGCTGATGGCCACGCTGATCAAGGCGTGCGAGATCCAGCTGGGTGCCCAGCTTGGCAGCGCGACGGTGCAGCCGCCGCCGGCCATCGCCGACCGCACCTCGCTGCAGTTGTACGACGGCGGCGCCGTCGAGGGCGAGCTGGAATGGCCGGCGCTGCTGCGCCGGCTCGACCGCATTGATCCGGGCTACCGGGACTGA
- a CDS encoding 4-oxalocrotonate tautomerase has translation MPTFHVEMFEGRTVEQKRKFVEEITRVTCETLGCSAGAVDIIITDIKRENWATGGELWLDKQ, from the coding sequence ATGCCCACGTTTCACGTAGAGATGTTTGAAGGCCGTACCGTCGAGCAGAAGCGCAAGTTCGTCGAGGAAATCACGCGCGTCACCTGCGAGACGCTGGGCTGCTCGGCCGGCGCCGTCGACATCATCATCACCGACATCAAGCGCGAGAACTGGGCCACGGGCGGCGAGCTCTGGCTCGACAAGCAATAA